One Prinia subflava isolate CZ2003 ecotype Zambia chromosome 8, Cam_Psub_1.2, whole genome shotgun sequence DNA window includes the following coding sequences:
- the VAT1 gene encoding synaptic vesicle membrane protein VAT-1 homolog, which yields MSAEPAPASAAPEPAPGPEPPTGGGEAAEHRALVLTAFGGYDKVKVQARRGAAPRPGEVSVSVRACGLNFADLMARQGLYDRLPPPPVCPGMECAGTVRALGDGVRDRQVGDKVMVLARSGLWQEVVNVPASHTFPMPEGMSFEEAAALLVNYITAYMVLFDFGNLRPNQSVLIHMAAGGVGTAAIQLCKTVENVTIFGTASASKHDVLKESGVAHPIDYRTMDYAEEVRKISPKGVDIVLDPLGGADTSKAFNLLKPMGKVITYGVANLLTGQKKNLMAMAKTWWNQFSITALQLLHQNKAVCGYHLGYMDEEVELLRSVVTKLVNLYSQGKIKPKIDSVWPFDQVAEAMKQMQEKKNVGKVILVPEAPKEESKKAEN from the exons ATGTCCGCCGAGCCGGCCCCGGCCTCCGCCGCCCCCGAGccggcccccggccccgagcCGCCGACGGgcggcggggaggcggcggAGCACCGGGCGCTGGTGCTGACGGCGTTCGGCGGCTACGACAAGGTGAAGGTGCAGGCGCggcgcggcgctgccccgcggcCCGGAGAGGTCTCGGTGAGCGTCCGCGCCTGCGGCCTCAATTTCGCCGACCTGATGGCCCGGCAGGGGCTGTACGACCgcctgccgccgccgcccgtcTGCCCCGGCATGGAGTGCGCCGGCACCGTCCGCGCCCTCGGCGACGGCGTCCGCGACCGACAG GTTGGCGATAAGGTGATGGTCCTGGCTAGGTCGGGGCTCTGGCAAGAAGTGGTGAATGTGCCGGCCAGTCACACCTTCCCCATGCCCGAGGGGATGAGCTTCGAGGAAGCCGCTGCTCTTCTTGTTAACTACATCACTGCCTACATGGTTCTGTTTGACTTTGGAAACCTGAGACCCAACCAGAGCGTCCTCATCCACATGGCTGCAG GTGGTGTGGGAACTGCTGCCATCCAGCTGTGCAAGACTGTAGAAAATGTCACCATTTTTGGCACAGCATCTGCCTCCAAGCACGATGTACTCAAGGAGAGCGGGGTTGCTCACCCCATTGACTACAGAACGATGGATTACGCAGAGGAGGTCCGGAAAATCTCTCCCAAAG GTGTTGACATTGTCCTGGACCCGCTGGGAGGAGCTGATACATCCAAAGCTTTTAACCTGTTGAAGCCGATGGGCAAAGTCATCACTTATG gTGTAGCAAACCTGCTCACTGGGCAGAAGAAGAACCTCATGGCTATGGCTAAAACCTGGTGGAACCAGTTCAGCATCACTGccttgcagctcctgcaccaGAACAAGGCTGTGTGTGGCTACCATCTCGGATATATGGATGAAGAAGTTGAGCTTCTCAGAAGCGTTGTTACCAAGCTGGTTAACCTGTACAGTCAAGGCAAAATCAAGCCCAAAATAGATTCTGTTTGGCCCTTTGATCAG GTGGCAGAGGCTATGAAGCAGATGCAAGAAAAGAAGAATGTTGGAAAAGTCATCCTGGTTCCTGAAGCACCCAAGGAAGAATCCAAAAAAGCAGAGAACTAA